ATCATCAACGTGGAGGACAGTTATTGGTTCTGCCATAACCATGTCAATTCCAAATTAATTGTAATCATACATTATATTAACTATATATTTTATTATTTGAGAAACATTATTTATGAAATTAGCTCCCCTAAAACAGAGAAACTAAACGATTTATAGCAGTTATGAAGCGGTTTATGAGCGAATCAGAGATATCATTATCACTGTCATCATCAACATCATATGTCCGGATGCGCTTCAGTTATTATTGATAGATGTCATCTTAGCAACTACAGCAGAAATTTTAAAGTTCTTAGCAATGTGATTGAAATGCGTTCGCTGCAGTACAGATAGTCGTCTATCGACTTACAGCGGTAGCAAGGCGAAAGCCCATCGGCTTTAGCCGTGGGATGAAGCCGACATGATATGCCACAAGCTACGCGACACAGACCGGTTGTAATCTCAACGTTTATTTTATCAGAGGGGTTATGATTCTGCGGACATGTGACATGCTGCTGCGGGGAACGTGCTCATGCTCAAGCTGGCCACGAGTGCGTCTTAACTCCTACACTCACACACCTTCGCAGCCCAACCAGCAGCAGTTGGCATGTCATCACAGGACTCCCGATCCGTGGCTGCAACCGGGAGTCAGGCCGATGGCCCGGCCTGCTGCTCACGGTGCTGGACGCCCGTGAGTGTCACTCCGTCGTTGGAGGGCAACACTGAGCGGATACTCAAGACGCCACACCCACACCGTGTGGGCCGAAGGTGCATCAGCGAACCCGCAAGTTCACAGCCGGGGTAATCGATCTGGGTGGATTACCCACGGAGGAATCCCACGGCTTTAGCCGTGTGGAGGAGGTCAAAGGAACGTGCTTTGAACCGTGACAACAACGGGATACGAGAAAATAGCCGTCAAAATCACGAAAACGACTCCACGTCCAAATAGTCTGAGCAGTACAGAAGACTCCGAGCCATCTGACACGATTGCTGGTGGCTCGCCGACTCGCCGCAGAGCTGAAGGGAGATCGCTTCATCAGGTGCGGTGATTATGTATTGATGATCGCTGGCTCCCCAGTCATTATCTTTGTCTGTATGTTCATCTGCAATGCCAGTCACATATACACCGTCACCGGGATCAAGACGGTTTTCTCTAACACGGGTGTTACCAGTTCTATTTCGATGATCTTGGCTGAGCATCCGCTTCATTCCCTCAGGATCAACCAGTATCTCACGCCCATTGCTTTCGAGGATAAACTGAGTTGATTTGACACCGTCACTGACTGTGTTCCAAGTATATTCGACGTCCCCATCTTCGTCTTTCTGTCGCTGGCGTTTCTCTTTCTCGTACTCGCAGAGGATTGACTCTGTGCTTGTATACGGAGCAACAACTGTTTGTTCGGCTGAACGGGCAATACCCTCAAATTCGACGGGGCCTGATGAGATCGTCAACAGCGAGTCAGGATCGGACGATCGTAACTTCCACCACGCCCTGAAGTATCCGGTTGATATCATTCCAAATACGAGTACCATGCCGACGAATAGACCAACCCCAGCGAAAGCACCTGTTAGCGGGGCAAGAATGAAGTATACAATTGGTGCTGAAATAAACCCGACAATAATTCCGGCAATCGGGCCTCCATCTTTACCAACTCCTGGTATCCAGTTGAACAACTTTGCGACACCATTGTAATTGTTCCACACTCCATAGCCTAACAGGAGAGGCCATATCAAGAGCAGACACAGATACACACCGCCTACGAAGATGTTCTTTAGCGTGTGTCCTTGACGCAAACCTGGGACTGCCTCAATGAGTTGCATCTGTTGTTTCGTGTTCCCACCCCCGTTGCTATGGTCAACATGCTTGGTTTAGCTAATTAGCCTGTTTCATGGACTGACAAAGAATAAAAATGCCGCCCACAACAAAAGTGAAATAATCGGATTTCTTTAGCGATGTTTATACTGAGCAGTCAGATTAATCATAATCCTATCACTAACGAATAACAGGTACTGAGATGTATCAATTAGGACATTACGGGGCAGCACTAGCAATGTTTGCACCTGTTGGAGCCCTCCTTATTGGAACCGGACAAACTACTCCAGCCATTGTCGGCTGGATGAGTGCCGTTGCTGTCTCAACATTACCTGATCTGGACAGTCGGGTTCCACTTTTTGAGCACCGCGGGATCACTCATACGGTATGGTTTGTGATACTCTGCTCTGGAATCATTGGGATTGGAGCAGCAGTTGTGTTTCCAGCAATGTATCTATATGTCACACTGGGTGTCTTCGTTGGACTAACATCACACTTACTAGCAGATGTACTGACGCCGATGGGGATTCGGCCGTTTGGGCCGATCTACGCTCAAAAATATACCCTCCGACTGACAAAAGCTCGAAACACAATCGCGAATTATGTTATCCTTGCCTTTGGAATTATTGTGAGTATAGCCGCGATCTATATTGGTAGTGTGGTCTGAGCCTGACAGAACCTCACGCTCACAGGAGGTGATGGAAAGGGCGGACAGAAAACCAATCATCACTATTCTGTTTCAACTGCCATCTGTTCTGTTGCTTCTGGGACTTCGATAGTGTTAA
This portion of the Salinarchaeum sp. IM2453 genome encodes:
- a CDS encoding metal-dependent hydrolase, whose translation is MYQLGHYGAALAMFAPVGALLIGTGQTTPAIVGWMSAVAVSTLPDLDSRVPLFEHRGITHTVWFVILCSGIIGIGAAVVFPAMYLYVTLGVFVGLTSHLLADVLTPMGIRPFGPIYAQKYTLRLTKARNTIANYVILAFGIIVSIAAIYIGSVV